From one Balaenoptera acutorostrata chromosome 6, mBalAcu1.1, whole genome shotgun sequence genomic stretch:
- the SET gene encoding protein SET isoform X2 encodes MSAPAAKVSKKELNSNHDGADETSEKEQQEAIEHIDEVQNEIDRLNEQASEEILKVEQKYNKLRQPFFQKRSELIAKIPNFWVTTFVNHPQVSALLGEEDEEALHYLTRVEVTEFEDIKSGYRIDFYFDENPYFENKVLSKEFHLNESGDPSSKSTEIKWKSGKDLTKRSSQTQNKASRKRQHEEPESFFTWFTDHSDAGADELGEVIKDDIWPNPLQYYLVPDMDDEEGEGEEDDDDDEEEEGLEDIDEEGDEDEGEEDEDDDEGEEGEEVPKSRI; translated from the exons aaaaagaacagcaagaagCAATTGAACATATTGATGAAGTACAAAATGAAATAGACAG aCTTAACGAACAAGCCAGTGAGGAGATTTTGAAAGTAGAACAGAAATATAACAAACTCCGCCAACCATTTTTTCAGAAGAGGTCGGAATTGATCGCCAAAATCCCAAATTTTTGGGTAACAACATTTGTTAACCATCCACAAG TGTCTGCATTGCTTggggaggaggatgaagaggCGCTGCATTATTTGACAAGAGTCGAAGTGACAGAATTTGAAGATATTAAATCAGGTTACAGAATAGATTTT TATTTTGATGAAAACCCttactttgaaaataaagttcTCTCCAAAGAATTTCATCTGAATGAGAGTGGTGATCCATCTTCAAAGTCCACTGAAATCAAATGGAAATCCGGAAAG GATTTGACAAAACGTTCAAGTCAAACGCAGAATAAAGCCAGCAGGAAGAGACAGCATGAGGAACCAGAAAGCTTCTTCACCTGGTTTACTGATCATTCTGATGCAGGTGCAGATGAGTTAGGAGAGGTCATCAAAGATGATATTTGGCCAAATCCATTACAGTACTACTTG GTTCCGGACATGGAtgatgaggaaggggaaggagaagaagatgatgatgatgatgaagaggaagaaggattGGAAGATATTGATGAAGAAGGGGATGAGGATGAAGGtgaagaagatgaagatgatgatgagggggaggaaggagag gaagttccaaaaagcagaaTTTGA
- the SET gene encoding protein SET isoform X1 translates to MSAPAAKVSKKELNSNHDGADETSEKEQQEAIEHIDEVQNEIDRLNEQASEEILKVEQKYNKLRQPFFQKRSELIAKIPNFWVTTFVNHPQVSALLGEEDEEALHYLTRVEVTEFEDIKSGYRIDFYFDENPYFENKVLSKEFHLNESGDPSSKSTEIKWKSGKDLTKRSSQTQNKASRKRQHEEPESFFTWFTDHSDAGADELGEVIKDDIWPNPLQYYLVPDMDDEEGEGEEDDDDDEEEEGLEDIDEEGDEDEGEEDEDDDEGEEGEEDEGEDD, encoded by the exons aaaaagaacagcaagaagCAATTGAACATATTGATGAAGTACAAAATGAAATAGACAG aCTTAACGAACAAGCCAGTGAGGAGATTTTGAAAGTAGAACAGAAATATAACAAACTCCGCCAACCATTTTTTCAGAAGAGGTCGGAATTGATCGCCAAAATCCCAAATTTTTGGGTAACAACATTTGTTAACCATCCACAAG TGTCTGCATTGCTTggggaggaggatgaagaggCGCTGCATTATTTGACAAGAGTCGAAGTGACAGAATTTGAAGATATTAAATCAGGTTACAGAATAGATTTT TATTTTGATGAAAACCCttactttgaaaataaagttcTCTCCAAAGAATTTCATCTGAATGAGAGTGGTGATCCATCTTCAAAGTCCACTGAAATCAAATGGAAATCCGGAAAG GATTTGACAAAACGTTCAAGTCAAACGCAGAATAAAGCCAGCAGGAAGAGACAGCATGAGGAACCAGAAAGCTTCTTCACCTGGTTTACTGATCATTCTGATGCAGGTGCAGATGAGTTAGGAGAGGTCATCAAAGATGATATTTGGCCAAATCCATTACAGTACTACTTG GTTCCGGACATGGAtgatgaggaaggggaaggagaagaagatgatgatgatgatgaagaggaagaaggattGGAAGATATTGATGAAGAAGGGGATGAGGATGAAGGtgaagaagatgaagatgatgatgagggggaggaaggagag gAAGATGAAGGAGAAGATGACTAA